The Branchiostoma floridae strain S238N-H82 chromosome 6, Bfl_VNyyK, whole genome shotgun sequence genomic interval CTAATCCAAGCTCTGAGGTTTCATCAAGACATCAAAAGTCATTTCAAGAAAAGCATTGACGTCACAGACGGTAACAATCATCTATATACACAACCAATCAGCGCAGTCCTGGCTGGGGAAGCGGCCAGAGCGCAGACATTCATCCTCCATCCACCCCCGCAGCTCAGACTtctctatttatttattcactcACCAGACACTCTAGAGCTCACGCTAGATTGTTCATCAACGACCTATGTAAGCTTGCCGTCGCAGCAATTCTTGTTCAACACTCGAATTTGCATTAGCCCAAAAAGAACCGGTCTAGTAACCAGGCATCTCCAATATAGGACATTTCCTGTTGCCTAGCTTTCTTACCATCTTTGAGTAACATAGATTAAGTTCACCTAGCGGTTTAATCGAAAAGTTGTTGTAGAGTTACGTTAGTCGTTACGTTACGAAACATTGTGTTAAGTCTATTACACAGAGTTCTTAGTTAGCAGATAGACCTCCTGCCACACAGAGTTATCTATAGTCTTCGCCCTCTCGACTTATTCTGTTGCCCGGGTCAGCCCGAGGCCTTATGACATCCGGACATGTACAACCTTAGCAGAGCATTAAAGATGTCATACGCCAAATCGTGTACTGGTAGTCCTGAGTTCGTGTAATTCTTGAGCTGGCTGGTAAAATGCCCACTACCAGGCACGACCCACTGGAGCTAGAAGGTAACAGACTTCCATTTGGAAAACGAGGAAGAGGAACAGTATAGCCCTGATTATAGCACTGGCAATGACAAACATCTTAAACACCTCAAATGGAGCCCGCACCAGACTCGTCGAGTAGTTTTAGAAGATCTTTCCAGACAGTACTTAGCTGACATGAATGTGCCTTGTGAAGATGGAGTTGCTATGAAGTACCTTGAAGCTTCTGCACGCCACCCAAAAACTAACCGAATTTGCGAGTACAGGTGTGAAGAGAAGGAAGCTAAGTCACAGTCCTACAGCATCTCTTCTGTGGTAGCTCACAAAGTGGTGGACCTGCAGTTCTTtggtacaatacaatatttcctcTTGGTTGGTAAATGTGGGGTGGCATGTATAAAATAGTACGAGATAGGGGAACAAGACGAAGAGACAGGGCTATGGAAGGTTGAAGTGGGTTGTGACATGCAGAACGTGATCAGCCCATTTCAGCCTTTTGACGCCATCACAAGGCCTTTTGTCCACAGCCTTGTAGGTACCACTATGTGGATACTGGACTGCCATACCTATGACCTGCATTAGCTCCAGTGTTCCTCCATAATTATTCACTTTTCAGCAATTgtatttgtaacatgtatgtattcttctctcccagggttagcccttggcatagcctacggctagttgggcagccctgccTGTATATAtgcagctgaacaaataaacatagtataaatgttgatattttgttgatatagTTGGGCAATAATATTAACACACATTAGGATGAGACGCATCAGTTTTCTCTGACATATGGCAAAGttatataaataaacaagttaAAACATAGCACATTCAAAAGGAGTATCAATATCAATCTTATATAACAATAACCATTCTTATCCCAAACAGCAACCCAAcagcaaaacacaacaaaggaatcatgACGAAATATCGACAGCGAAACGAATTATTCAGACAAGTGACACCACCTTAACAGaatcaacaaacagacaaagaggCAAATAAATATATATCCATGTTATATGTCAACATCTTTGAACCGTCATGAACTGGTCGTTGTAAACAGTCATGTGGACATATCTATCTGCTTACGGTATATGGACCGATCAACGATTTATCAAGACATGTGAAACTGCACAAGGTTGATATGTACTTTGTAACATGCATTATCTATGTGTGAATAGTTTTTTTAGCACAGATGTTTGTGATGGCACATTGATATCACATGGCACATGTGAGAAGCAATTGTATTACAAGAAATGTGTAGAAGAGTGCTTcgttaagaagaaaaaaatacacatatgCGCAGAGAGATTCTATTACCATCAGGACGCTCAAAGTCAGACGGAcattccaagaagaaaaaaaggggaGGTATTGGAGAGAAGAATGTATTGCTTTACTGTTGTGGTGTGACAAGACAGTATATTGTATTACTCTGTTGTGATGAGACAAGTATTTTGAATGACACTTTTAGTGATGAAAGGAGTTCGAGTTTATTGTATCACCGTATTGCAAAAAATGTATTGTATTCCATTCTGTACATTCTTTTGCCTACAGTACCAGTaaaatatttgtttattaaCAGTATTTTTACAGCCTTAATATTTAACCTTATGTCTGATACAGAAGACAGAGCAGTGCAGCTGTCAGGGTGCCTGTAACTGTACCATTGTAGTCTCCACTCCCAGCTCCTATCAGTCCAGTCCGCCGGGGTTGCAAAACTACCACCTGTCAAGCACGAGCGTATACCAGCCCAGTCCGCCGGGGTTGCAAACCTACCACCTGTCAAGCCCGAGCACATACCAGCCCAGTCCGCCGGGGTTGCAAACCTACCACCTGTCAAGCCCGAGCACATACCAACCCAGTCCGCCGGGGTTGCAAACCTACCACCTGTCAAGCCCGAGCACATACCAACCCAATCCGCCGGGGTTGCAAAACTACCACCTGTCAAGCCCGAGCACATACCAGCACAGTCCGCCGGGGTTGCAAACATACCACCTGTCAAGCCCGAGCACATACCAGCCCAGTCCGCCGGGGTTGCAAACATACCACCTGTCAAGCCCGAGCACATACCAGCACAGTCCGCCGGGGTTGCAAACATACCACCTGTCAAGCCCGAGCACATACCAGCACAGTCCGCCGGGGTTGCAAACATACCACCTGTCAAGCCCGAGCACATACCAGCCCAGTCCGCCGGGGTTGCAAACATACCACCTGTCAAGCCCGAGCACATACCAACCCAATCCGCCGGGGTTGCAAAACTACCACCTGTCAAGCCCGAGCACATACCAGCCCAATCCGCCGGGGTTGCAAAACTACCACCTGTCAAGCCCGAGCATCATACCAGCACAGTCCGCCGGGGTTGCAAACCTACCACCTGTCAAGCCCGAGCACATACCAACCCAGTCCGAAAGTGACGAAATCCCACCTCTCCATTCCGGCACAGTATCAACCAAGTCCCGTCGCAGACCGTTATGACATCTCCATTAATTACTGATTTTGTTTACCTACAGTATCACCAATTTGTTTGAGATTTCTAGACGTTCAAAAATAGTGGTAatctatttttcttgttttgtttgactTTATGTGTGCAGTTGTTTACAGTGTGAACTCTGTTGTATTGCGTAAAACGCTAGATGCACTGCGATATTAGTGATTCGAACTCTCCTGTTCTTGTAACAGTTTTTCTCTACGATGTTTTCAATCTGTACCCTGTTATTTTGCAAGAGAACAATGGATGTTTTGCATTTGTTAGTATTTGTTTCTGCTGTTTTTCTAGAACTTTAGACATTCCTTTTTGTTATCAATGTGAACTTAACTGTTTTTCCTAAAGAACTGTTTGCTCAGTAAGGTTTAACGATTAGTACTCTCCTGTTCTTTTCACAGACATCTTTTTACGCTATGATGTAACAGTGGTGATGGTCAGGCGACACCGGTGTTTATTGATAAGTCGACAGTGATAGTTGGCTTTATTGATGATCTTTTGAAGGCGCCTTCTATCTCGACtattaaaatgtatattttgttgagAGATAAAAATTCAAGCCTTTTTTTAAGCTTTTGTTCTTCACTAGTAAGCGTGCTAATGATTTGTCTTGGTCATGGCTCATAATGTGTTAAGATTTGCACTTGAACATGTCATCTTTAAGCAAACGTTTGGGAAGACTTTGAGAGGGGGACAGGCCAAGTTTTTCGGTGTAAAGAAGTGTCTGAATGAGAACGTTAGTCCGGTGGTTGGCCTGGTCAGGTATTTAGAAACGTATGTGCAAATGGGAATAGATTTGACTATGGGTGCCAACAGGCTTACTTTGATAAAGGATAGAGTCAATAGTTGGGCCAGGTGGATACAAGAAACTTTTCCTGTGCAATTAATTTCATGCCATGAACCATCTTTAGAATACAGTCTCTCTCAGAAGTATAAGAGTACGCTGTTTGCAAGCTACAAGCATTTACAAGTACTCGCTGTTAGTCAGTTTTCAGTGTTCTTACAATAACAATGTGGATTCAGCTAAGAACCGTGGACATTTCCTAGGACAAGTTGGACAATTTTGGATATGCCAGTTTTTGGTTGCATTTTGTGTGTCTTGCATTAGTTGGTAAACAACTCGCATAGTCAGGAATGAATGGCATGGCAATTATGAAACCACTTTCACTTCAAATTTACTCACATTGATGATGTCACCATGGAGAGCTGCCACAGTTGTGGCAATCTCTTCATAAAAGGTACCAAAGTGTACAGccggaaaatgatttcaaccATAATATCTCCACTGACATACAAGCATGTATTTGCTGCATCCCCGTCTGTCAGTTGCTTTCTCTGTTCCTCCTGTATCCAACAACTCAACAGCAAAACAGTGAAGTGGAAGAGAAAATGGTCCGCAAGACTGAGCCCATCCAAAAGTCCCAAGGGCTCCGTCAGAAAAAGTTTTGGAACACAATCAAGCTCAGGTCTGATGGGATCCTGTGGGCAGGTGGGTGATGCCGTGAGGATGCTGGGCAGAAAGCAGTACCTCAAAGCTTTCCGGCTGCTGCTACAGCACCCTGCCACCAAGCAGCAACTTCTCACTGCATGTAAGGAGGCCATCATTCATGAGGTAAGCACAGAGTTCTCCCTTTCTATCTCCTCGCCACGCCCAGTACTCGCCGGAACCCCTCAGGGTGGGATCATCTCGCCATCTCTGTTTGTCCTGGCCATGAACAGTCTTGACATAGGCATCCCGATCAGTGTAGCCCCAGTTAAGTACGCTGATGACCTGACAAACACAGAACTTCTCATGGGATCGCTACCAGGCCAAATGCAACTTGCCATCAATGAAGTTGACTCTTGGGCGAAGTCCTACAGTATGGCAGCTAATGTGAAAAAGACCAAAGACATGGTGGTCAGCTGTCGTAAGGAGGCAGTGAACCCCCCTCCACTTACTTTGAACGGGGAGAACGTAGAGCGTGTGCGGAGGTTCAAACTCCTTGGAGTGATAGTCAGCGACGACTTGTCCTGGGGCCCACACATTGAGTACATGTTGTCGAAAGTCAGCCCCAGGATTCACTACCTGCGACTGTCCAAACGAGCCGGGCTACCAGCAGACGTACTTCTCCAGATCTACAAGACATTCATCCGCCCAGTACTGGAGTACGGCTCACCGGTGTGGGGAGGTCTACCCCGCGGTCTGGCTGAAGAGCTGGAGAAAGTCCAGAGGTCCTGTTGCAGGATCATCGGTATACCCTACGAACAGCTACCTACCTTGGAGTCCCGGAGACGGGATGCGACTGTACGTGAACTGAGAAGGGTGGTGGCTGACGCCACTCACCCTTGCCAGGAGTTCCTGCAGCCGGCTACAGAGTGTCAGTACCAGCTACGACGGGCTCCCCGTTTTAAGCTGCCACTGAGCCGGTCCAACAGACATTCGCAATCGTTTATCCCCAGGGCCCTTACTCTGTTGAATGGCAATTAACGCACTATCACATCCGTATGACGTGTACCGAACTCATTGTTACAAATGTTGTATAGTAAACGTCTGTAATTTGTGTTTTTAAGCAAAATTATAAGTCAATGTAAAGTATGcctttaaaattgtaataactttttaaacaatgtttaataacgaagcttgtaaacaccaacacaattcaggctaaattgcctgcaaagtggtgatttttaataaagttcaaagttcaagcAGTTGTAGTGTAAATGGACAGCATTATTGATGTAGCCACACCTCAACACTGTCTCCTCACTTACAttgtatgaaatacaaattttgaACTTGGGATCCATGGTGTACCACTATATGTTTTCTAATAGTGGTACAGTTTTGTGTACAAATATGGGCTGGGCATTCTAAAGTCTGTTGTTCCATGTTATCAGCATGTTATATTGGAAATTTCAACttcattgatgatgatgatgtcattcagtatatcattttttttctttttcagagCATGTGGATCTGCCAGACGTCCATGACTTCGATGGCGTCATGGACTTGATGATGGCACTGGATGGCGTTGAAGTTGAAGAGGAGGTCCAGGTAGACAATGACAAGGACATGGTTAATGCCTGGGCCACGAGAGGAAGGTATTTCACAGAGACATCCAGAACATCACCGAAAATTGCATACTCGGATACGCCCTTATATCTGTTTATACATCTGATATCTACCGATGATGTCATTGGGTATATTTTTTTCCAGAGCATGTGGATCTGCCAGACGTCCCTGACCTCGATGACGTCATGGACTTGATGATGGCACTGGATGACATTGAAGTCGAAGTTGGAGGCAAGACAGAGGACGGCGACACAGTGCCATGGTTCGGCAAAGTAGCTGATGCCGTTACAAAGAGGAGTCAGATCAAAGTACAGTGGTATGTCATCACTCCAGACCACAGCTACAAGGTGGAGACAGGAGGATGGGAGCTGACGTGCCACACACTAACATTAGCACAAAGGCAGTCATAACCTCTATAAAATTCAGCATTGACATGACCCTCCCAGAGGAGGAGATGCTTAGCGTTATGAAACTGATGTAGAATAGTTTTCCAGTTACATTTCCATTTGTTTCCCCTAGTTATTCCTTTGATatcgttttttttaatacttggGCATATATACGTAAGGGAAATCGTATTTAATCGTAAAACCTAATTTCTGATATGGATAATTTCGTAATAACAGACGTATAAGTCGGTGAGCCGCCCACGCCACATTCTGAAGTGCAGGAGGGTAAGTTTCTTTTGTAGCTGATTATCTACGTGATACCATAGGCATGGATGCCGAACTGCGGAAAGAAATCCTGGAGCCCCTTTTTGGTCGAGATGGGGTAACACCCGCTGAAAACAAAACGGTGTTCGAGAGCCTCATGTATGAGGAAAGACATCAAGCCAGTGAGTTCGCTGTCTATAGCGATTATTTCGAGGGACGGTTGGAGCCCATGCTCCGGGAGAACTTTGCAACATCACAGCTTCCTGGCTTCCAACAACGACTCAAGAAATGGACAAACAACAACTGTGAAGCATCAACCACATCTTGAAGCTGGCAATCCACTGGCAGCCCCAGGCTCTGGGAAACTTGATCGACAAGCTCCGCGAAGTTGTACGCGGCCAGTGCATTGAGCTGGAAAGGTGTCTGGTGACTACCAGCTCTGCCCAGAGTTTCGCCAGTTCCGCGTGCATGATGTAGTGTGGATGCGCATGACAAACGAACAACGTGAGAAGCACCTTAGTCGCTTCATGCTGTACAAAGCACGTCCAGGGAGGAGGACAACCTGGTGGCGAGCAGCAAGGCTGCGATGTCCTCCTGGTTGCAGCGGGCGCCTGAACAGGCAGATGGTGGCATCCCCGAGGAGCAGCCAATCCCCGACTTGGAAGACAACATTCTCGGCGACCTTGAGTAAGATCATAGATGTCATAGTTGTAGATCCCCGTAGTGACAGTTTCTGTTCTTGTAGCTCCATTATTATGCATGTCTACTTATACGCAGTtctgtagctagctgtatggcaAAGTAGTATGTTCGAACACTGTATCCTGTATTGTTGATAATGTTGAGttaagtttagtttagtttacaCTGCCATGTCTTAGAGAACTGCGCCAATTCCATATCTTTGAGGACAAGAAGTCCTCATTCAGCCATAATCATTCTTGATATACAATCATTGTCATAGCAAGGACATCAGAAATCTTCTTTCGAGGTTCATATCATCGCTTGTGCAGTGTATGAGACTCCCTTGGAGTTCTGACCTACATACGGTCTGTCATACCTCTTGCTCAGGGAAAGAGGATCAgagaaaatataaactttaTGTTGGACCAGAAAACTATAATATATATTggttatttcatatttatttgcAGGAATCGATTTTAAACTATATGTCTATATTTCATTCTAAAGTCTATTTTCCTATTTTCTACCAGTTTCTGTAAGGGCATGGCGGGGCTATTCAATACTGTTTCACTTAAAATCCCGtaccttcttttttttccatagtGGCGTtgggttaggcttaggtcacatttccaaaccggggcctggccgggatgttttaagaaacgaaaaattaaaatgtatacctagaaatatacacaaatcatgcccacgaatcttattttgacattttgtgtattttgatgtcttttatgtcattccTTTCGCtctcgaaagctgcccggtcgggccccttttttgaaatgtgacctaagccttagagGACGAGCTAATTCCCGACATTGACGAGAACATTGTAGTTGATCAGGATGTAGTAAATCAGGATGGGGGATGTATAGAACTAGGTTGAAATGACCTGTGTGATGGTTCCAGGACCCTACAACTATGGCCCTTAGAGTGGTTAACATGGCTAGCGTGCTACGAAACAAAGTTCATGCTAGACATATTGCCATCAAAACTCACTTCTAGTACTGGTCCATGAAGACTTGCGATGGTGACCCAGACCTGCTGTGGTCTCGTCTGGACAATATTGTCAAGCACTACCAGGTAAGGAGACTAGGGATGTTACAACTTTACGTTCATGGAATCATAGTTCACTGAGTctgtaaatgtagaaaagaATAATTGGCACTCTTTGGTATTATGAATATACTGTTTACTTTGCCCGTGTCCCGTCATGATCAGTGAAATATTAGCTCTCTACAGGTAAAGTGAGTGAATTGGTGATTTGAGATCCATTTCTATTATTCCCACCAACGGAATGCACATCATTTTTCAGGATGACTACAGAGACTGTTTTGTGGGGAATGTCCATCTTCCGGGGGCTGTTGACACAGAAGTGGCGTAAGTAGTGCATTTCTCTTGTCAACtccatcattatcatcattgtgaACTTAACAATAGTATGCCTTAGCAACTTCATTTTCCACTTGCACTGGGTCACAAAATGACTTTGATCCCCGGCAAAACTATATCTAAGTTTTCACAAAAGTCGGCCCCAAGAAAAATGATCTATGCACTAGATCATAAACATATGAGGAAATGAGCCAGCGTTACCACGCTACCGACGACAGCCAAGACGGCTAGACGAAGGAAGTGAGGCACACTGGCGTGCGACCCCCAAGGACTTCTACCGCCAGGTGATTTTCCAGGCGTGCGATCTACTGATTGGCAAGCTGTCACAGAGATTTGATCAGGACTTCCTCAAACCTGTTGTTTCCATGGAGAAGGTCCGCCTAGAGGCTGCCAATGGTAATGACTTCTCAGGCCACATGGATGAGGTCATGTCTTCCGTATTCGCGAAAGACTTGGATCAGCGCAAGCTTACTATCCACCTCTCCATGCTCCCAGACATCACCAAGAAGGTCATCAGCATCCGCACCATCTGCTCCGCCATGTCAGCTGGGTCTCACCGCACAACATTCTCAGAGACTCACAAACTGCTCAGGCTGTACCTCACCATCCCCATTACATCCTCAACATCCGAGAGGGCGTTCTCGTCACTCAAGAGGCTCCTCACCTACCTCCGGTCGTCCATGACGGAACAGAGGTTGAACAACTGCATGCTGTTACATGTGCACAAGGACATTGTAGACACTATGGACTTGAATGCCATCGTCACTGACTTTGTATCTCTGAACGAAGAGCGTATGCGCTACTTCGGAAAGTAACATGTTAACGGATACTAAAgttatagaatgccaaagtaaattccaCAGTCGAAGATGTAAAAGACCAAAAATGACAGAtgtattgttcggtataccatactgaATGTATTTAGTAATTTGTTCAGTCTTACtgatcacttagatttcatactgatggcaacttattttagcggaagtttttttaaatttttatattCGTATCACTTTTTCAGAGGATGTTATCCGTATACTAAAGATACGGTCATTCCTATAAATATATCTACTTGCCAGGTACGTGCATGTTTGATATGTATGCATTGTAGTCTCCATTGCGTTTTAGTTCTTTTGCGTAGTatcatagactgactgacattTCAACCCCTTATCTTCGCATTTGCTGTTTGCCCTATGTAGATAACACTACCTGGGAGACCACAGATACAGATCCGAGTGGCTGATATTCAAAAGATTTGGCGAGTAAATTGCAAAATTTGTACTTATAATTTCTTCTAAAGAAAAAGTTCATTAATAAAACACAGAAcaaatgataaaaacaaaaaatttgTGCAAGGATTTATCTATACCATAATATACTGCCCTCTTTACAGGAGTTCTCGAGGATCATGGACATGCCCAAGGACCCAAGGCTCCATAACAACAATAAAGCAGCTGCCAGACAATGGGTCGTGAAGTTCCGAGACACTACATACCTCGACGACTGTACGCCATACATGCACTGGAACACCCATACTTTTTCACTAAttcttttcttaaactttaCTGTCATCTTTTCACAAAaggaaataataataaaaaagacTTCTAACAGACAGTCCTTTCCATGCACCAGGCATATGTTTCTGCCATGGGAGGAGCTCGACCACACCCAGTTGCTCCCCGCGCCAATAAGCCCTCAACTGGCTCAAGCAAAATCAAGATGGCTGGAGATCCTTGGCTACAAAGATGTAAATatataaacaaatattttctttagcTGTAGCAGTTGGAAAGCTGTCCACATCACATATTATAAAAACAGTGTGAACAACATGGAAACAATCCAAACATGTTGTCCAATCCAAACATGCATGCACAATGTTGTCACACACAATGAAATAAcaaatgaatacagttactgCAGTACTGGCTATTGCTCAACTCAAATTAACTTACTGGCCTGACATGTCTTTTTTCTTCAGTACCATCAGATCCTTCGAAACGCAAGGGAGTACAAGGTCGTTGCTCTACTGAGCAAACGCTGTTGGGCTCTTGTACTACAAGTGTTCCAACTGTGCCAGAGCAATTCAATTGCAACAAAGGACAG includes:
- the LOC118418319 gene encoding uncharacterized protein LOC118418319 — its product is MTRTWLMPGPREEEHVDLPDVPDLDDVMDLMMALDDIEVEVGGKTEDGDTVPWFGKVADAVTKRSQIKVQWYVITPDHSYKVETGGWELTCHTLTLAQRQS